One Lycium barbarum isolate Lr01 chromosome 5, ASM1917538v2, whole genome shotgun sequence genomic window carries:
- the LOC132640022 gene encoding double-stranded RNA-binding protein 2-like isoform X1 encodes MYKNQLQELAQRSCFNLPSYTCIREGPDHAPRFKATVNFNGEVFESPNYCSTLRQAEHSAAEVALNALANRGPSNSLAARILDETGVYKNLLQEVSQRVGASLPAYTTFRSGLGHLPVFTCTVELAGVTFTGEPAKNKKQAEKNAAMAAWSSLKLLAQQSESSRPDRVRNDEQEHVTVARALQRYIMKARLARASFPIKFPTPNPRPSSVQQLPSTTSKLLPLICPRTVPRSRPVSPLCLKPSSQSRSIDTTGSDAPLSPRTAQTINNIINDSFSMDSHRVRPEKFPAAGAAPYIPVGHFGSHHRMAPPVTIRNSIPVFSAPPPPQSSQSARMIRPPGMRVAPPVCIRQAVPVYAAPPVRAAELPTLDTALQVKEPTFSKAPPVQVEEPLASKAPEIQVHEIPTCQAVPGKAELPHDHSEEQPFAQVQPTKRQEPIDLEVSRSATMPVEATEIATEEKLHESQEIEKLKQLKI; translated from the exons ATGTATAAAAACCAGTTACAAGAGTTAGCACAAAGGAGTTGTTTCAATTTGCCTTCATATACTTGTATAAGAGAAGGTCCAGATCACGCGCCTAGGTTTAAAGCTACGGTTAATTTCAATGGTGAAGTATTTGAGAGTCCAAATTACTGTTCTACCCTTCGACAAGCTGAGCATTCTGCTGCTGAGGTGGCGTTAAATGCGCTTGCGAATCGCGGTCCTTCTAATTCCCTTGCTGCTAGAATTTTG GATGAGACGGGGGTATATAAGAATCTTTTACAGGAAGTTTCTCAAAGAGTAGGAGCATCATTGCCAGCATATACAACATTTAGATCTGGTCTAGGACACCTTCCTGTCTTTACCTGCACAGTAGAATTGGCAGGCGTCACATTTACTGGTGAACCAGCGAAGAATAAGAAGCAAGCTGAAAAGAATGCAGCTATGGCAGCTTGGTCGTCTCTGAAATTAT TGGCACAGCAGTCTGAAAGTTCAAGACCAGACCGAGTAAGAAATGATGAGCAAGAGCATGTAACTGTTGCACGTGCACTACAAAGGTACATTATGAAGGCAAGGTTGGCTAGAGCATCATTCCCAATTAAATTTCCAACACCTAATCCAAGACCATCAAGTGTACAGCAGCTTCCATCTACTACATCAAAACTTCTTCCCCTAATATGTCCAAGAACGGTTCCTCGTAGTAGACCGGTCAGTCCGTTATGTCTAAAACCTTCTTCTCAAAGTAGATCCATTGATACTACTGGAAGCGACGCACCATTGAGTCCAAGGACTGCTCAAAccataaataatattataaatgaCAGCTTCTCTATGGATAGTCACAGGGTTCGACCGGAGAAGTTCCCTGCTGCTGGCGCAGCACCATATATTCCTGTCGGGCATTTTGGCTCGCACCATCGGATGGCTCCTCCGGTGACCATACGGAATTCAATTCCTGTTTTTTCTGCGCCACCACCTCCTCAATCATCTCAGTCTGCAAGGATGATAAGGCCTCCAGGTATGAGAGTGGCACCACCTGTCTGTATAAGGCAGGCAGTGCCGGTTTATGCTGCACCCCCTGTTCGGGCTGCGGAGCTCCCCACATTAGATACAGCACTTCAAGTAAAGGAGCCTACCTTTTCTAAAGCTCCACCTGTTCAAGTCGAAGAACCACTAGCTTCAAAGGCACCTGAAATTCAGGTACATGAAATACCAACTTGTCAAGCAGTACCAGGCAAGGCAGAATTGCCACATGACCATTCTGAAGAGCAACCATTTGCTCAAGTTCAACCGACTAAGAGACAGGAGCCTATTGACTTGGAAGTTTCAAGGAGCGCGACAATGCCAGTGGAAGCGACCGAGATTGCAACTGAGGAGAAGCTACATGAATCTCAGGaaattgagaagttgaaacaacTGAAGATTTGA
- the LOC132640023 gene encoding uncharacterized protein LOC132640023, translated as MARRTLFHLVQSQANHLKSTNFHSGGHLASYGTRPLIGGTKTDTSRVSQLAAIHKRWLSQSATAQDDNKISIGPRKGGEAGNDEKDGGVVYYGPISSTIKKVKLLSLSTCCLSVSLGPVITFMTSTDSNVILKGAVASTVIFLSASTTGALHWFVSPYIHKLRWKPGSDSFEVEMMSWLATFIPKTIKFADIKPAETNRPFVTFKANGNFYFVDAEHCHNKALLAKLTPQKPTHESAFKNL; from the exons ATGGCAAGAAGAACCCTTTTTCACTTGGTTCAATCTCAAGCTAATCATCTAAAATCCACCAATTTTCATTCAG GTGGTCATCTGGCTAGTTATGGAACTCGGCCGCTTATTGGTGGTACCAAAACTGACACTAGTCGTGTGTCTCAGCTAGCTGCTATCCATAAAAGGTGGCTATCACAGTCCGCAACAGCACAAGATGACAACAAGATCAGCATAGGGCCACGTAAAGGAGGAGAAGCAGGAAATGACGAAAAGGATGGCGGAGTTGTCTACTATGGTCCTATCTCAAGCACTATAAAGAAAGTGAAGCTTCTGTCCCTTTCAACCTGTTGCCTCTCTGTATCTTTAGGCCCTGTCATAACCTTCATGACGTCTACTGATTCCAATGTGATACTAAAGGGAGCAGTTGCATCTACCGTTATATTCTTAAGTGCTTCTACTACTGGTGCGCTTCACTGGTTCGTGAGTCCTTATATTCACAAACTGAGATGGAAGCCAGGTTCAGATTCTTTCGAAGTGGAGATGATGTCTTGGCTGGCAACTTTTATTCCAAAGACGATTAAGTTTGCAGATATCAAGCCAGCCGAGACCAATAGACCTTTTGTAACATTCAAGGCTAACGGAAACTTCTATTTTGTTGATGCTGAGCATTGTCACAACAAGGCGCTATTGGCAAAACTTACCCCACAGAAACCAACTCATGAGTCGGCTTTCAAGAACTTGTGA
- the LOC132640022 gene encoding double-stranded RNA-binding protein 2-like isoform X2 gives MYKNQLQELAQRSCFNLPSYTCIREGPDHAPRFKATVNFNGEVFESPNYCSTLRQAEHSAAEVALNSLANRGPSNSLAARILDETGVYKNLLQEVSQRVGASLPAYTTFRSGLGHLPVFTCTVELAGVTFTGEPAKNKKQAEKNAAMAAWSSLKLLAQQSESSRPDRVRNDEQEHVTVARALQRYIMKARLARASFPIKFPTPNPRPSSVQQLPSTTSKLLPLICPRTVPRSRPVSPLCLKPSSQSRSIDTTGSDAPLSPRTAQTINNIINDSFSMDSHRVRPEKFPAAGAAPYIPVGHFGSHHRMAPPVTIRNSIPVFSAPPPPQSSQSARMIRPPGMRVAPPVCIRQAVPVYAAPPVRAAELPTLDTALQVKEPTFSKAPPVQVEEPLASKAPEIQVHEIPTCQAVPGKAELPHDHSEEQPFAQVQPTKRQEPIDLEVSRSATMPVEATEIATEEKLHESQEIEKLKQLKI, from the exons ATGTATAAAAACCAGTTACAAGAGTTAGCACAAAGGAGTTGTTTCAATTTGCCTTCATATACTTGTATAAGAGAAGGTCCAGATCACGCGCCTAGGTTTAAAGCTACTGTTAATTTCAATGGTGAAGTATTTGAGAGTCCAAATTACTGTTCTACCCTTCGTCAAGCTGAGCATTCTGCTGCTGAGGTGGCGTTAAATTCGCTTGCGAATCGCGGTCCTTCTAATTCCCTTGCTGCTAGAATTTTG GATGAGACGGGGGTATATAAGAATCTTTTACAGGAAGTTTCTCAAAGAGTAGGAGCATCATTGCCAGCATATACAACATTTAGATCTGGTCTAGGACACCTTCCTGTCTTTACCTGCACAGTAGAATTGGCAGGCGTCACATTTACTGGTGAACCAGCGAAGAATAAGAAGCAAGCTGAAAAGAATGCAGCTATGGCAGCTTGGTCGTCTCTGAAATTAT TGGCACAGCAGTCTGAAAGTTCAAGACCAGACCGAGTAAGAAATGATGAGCAAGAGCATGTAACTGTTGCACGTGCACTACAAAGGTACATTATGAAGGCAAGGTTGGCTAGAGCATCATTCCCAATTAAATTTCCAACACCTAATCCAAGACCATCAAGTGTACAGCAGCTTCCATCTACTACATCAAAACTTCTTCCCCTAATATGTCCAAGAACGGTTCCTCGTAGTAGACCGGTCAGTCCGTTATGTCTAAAACCTTCTTCTCAAAGTAGATCCATTGATACTACTGGAAGCGACGCACCATTGAGTCCAAGGACTGCTCAAAccataaataatattataaatgaCAGCTTCTCTATGGATAGTCACAGGGTTCGACCGGAGAAGTTCCCTGCTGCTGGCGCAGCACCATATATTCCTGTCGGGCATTTTGGCTCGCACCATCGGATGGCTCCTCCGGTGACCATACGGAATTCAATTCCTGTTTTTTCTGCGCCACCACCTCCTCAATCATCTCAGTCTGCAAGGATGATAAGGCCTCCAGGTATGAGAGTGGCACCACCTGTCTGTATAAGGCAGGCAGTGCCGGTTTATGCTGCACCCCCTGTTCGGGCTGCGGAGCTCCCCACATTAGATACAGCACTTCAAGTAAAGGAGCCTACCTTTTCTAAAGCTCCACCTGTTCAAGTCGAAGAACCACTAGCTTCAAAGGCACCTGAAATTCAGGTACATGAAATACCAACTTGTCAAGCAGTACCAGGCAAGGCAGAATTGCCACATGACCATTCTGAAGAGCAACCATTTGCTCAAGTTCAACCGACTAAGAGACAGGAGCCTATTGACTTGGAAGTTTCAAGGAGCGCGACAATGCCAGTGGAAGCGACCGAGATTGCAACTGAGGAGAAGCTACATGAATCTCAGGaaattgagaagttgaaacaacTGAAGATTTGA